Proteins encoded by one window of Burkholderia plantarii:
- a CDS encoding NADH-quinone oxidoreductase subunit D, translating to MADIKNYTLNFGPQHPAAHGVLRLVLELDGEVIQRADPHIGLLHRATEKLAENKTFIQSVPYMDRLDYVSMMVNEHGYVLAIEKLLGIDVPERAQYIRVLFDEITRVLNHLMWIGSHGLDVGAMAVFLYAFREREDLMDVYEAVSGARMHAAYYRPGGVYRDLPDVMPQYKASKIRNEKALSKMNEARQGSVLDFIDDFFTRFPKCVDEYETLLTDNRIWKQRLVGIGVVSPERALQLGLTGAMLRGSGVEWDLRKKQPYEVYDRLDFDIPVGVNGDCYDRYLVRIEEMRQSCRIAKQCIEWLRKNPGPVMTDNHKIAPPKRVDMKSNMEDLIHHFKLFTEGFHVPEGETYAAVEHPKGEFGIYLVSDGANKPYRLKIRAPGYAHLSALNEMAHGHMIADAVTIIGTQDIVFGEIDR from the coding sequence ATGGCTGACATCAAGAACTACACGCTCAACTTCGGCCCGCAGCACCCGGCCGCGCACGGCGTGCTGCGCCTCGTGCTCGAACTCGACGGCGAAGTAATCCAGCGCGCCGATCCGCACATCGGCCTGCTGCACCGCGCGACCGAAAAGCTCGCCGAGAACAAGACCTTCATCCAGTCCGTGCCGTACATGGACCGTCTCGACTACGTGTCGATGATGGTGAACGAACACGGCTACGTGCTCGCGATCGAGAAGCTGCTCGGCATCGACGTGCCGGAGCGCGCGCAGTACATCCGCGTGCTGTTCGACGAGATCACGCGCGTGCTGAACCACCTGATGTGGATCGGCTCGCATGGCCTCGACGTCGGCGCGATGGCGGTGTTCCTCTACGCGTTCCGCGAGCGCGAGGACCTGATGGACGTCTACGAGGCGGTGTCGGGTGCGCGCATGCATGCGGCCTACTACCGTCCGGGTGGGGTTTATCGGGATTTGCCCGATGTCATGCCGCAATACAAGGCGTCGAAGATTCGCAACGAGAAGGCGCTGTCGAAGATGAACGAGGCGCGCCAGGGTTCGGTGCTCGACTTCATCGACGATTTCTTCACGCGCTTCCCGAAGTGCGTCGACGAATACGAAACGCTGCTGACCGACAACCGGATCTGGAAGCAGCGTCTCGTCGGGATCGGCGTGGTGAGCCCCGAGCGCGCGTTGCAGCTCGGCCTGACGGGCGCGATGCTGCGCGGCTCGGGGGTCGAGTGGGACCTGCGCAAGAAGCAGCCCTACGAAGTCTACGATCGCCTCGATTTCGACATTCCGGTCGGCGTGAACGGCGATTGTTACGACCGTTATCTGGTCCGTATCGAAGAGATGCGGCAGTCGTGCCGCATCGCGAAACAGTGTATTGAGTGGCTGCGGAAGAATCCGGGCCCGGTGATGACGGACAATCACAAGATTGCGCCGCCCAAACGTGTCGACATGAAGTCGAACATGGAAGATCTGATTCACCACTTCAAGCTGTTCACCGAAGGTTTCCACGTGCCGGAAGGCGAAACCTACGCGGCGGTCGAGCACCCGAAGGGCGAATTCGGTATCTATCTCGTGTCCGACGGCGCGAACAAGCCGTACCGGCTGAAGATTCGCGCACCCGGCTACGCGCACCTCTCCGCGCTCAACGAAATGGCGCATGGCCACATGATTGCCGACGCGGTCACGATCATCGGTACGCAGGACATCGTGTTCGGCGAGATCGACCGTTGA
- a CDS encoding NADH-quinone oxidoreductase subunit A, translated as MNLAAYYPVLLFLIVGVGLGVALVGIGKILGPSKPNNEKNSPYECGFEAFEDARMKFDVRYYLVAILFIIFDLETAFLFPWGVALRDIGWPGFMAMMIFLLEFLLGFAYIWRKGGLDWE; from the coding sequence TTGAACCTCGCTGCCTATTACCCCGTCTTGTTGTTCCTCATCGTGGGTGTTGGATTGGGTGTGGCGTTGGTCGGCATCGGCAAGATTCTCGGTCCCAGCAAGCCCAACAACGAAAAGAACTCACCATACGAGTGCGGTTTCGAGGCCTTCGAGGATGCGCGCATGAAGTTCGACGTGCGCTACTACCTGGTTGCTATCCTGTTCATCATTTTCGATCTCGAGACCGCTTTCCTGTTTCCGTGGGGTGTCGCCCTCCGTGACATCGGCTGGCCTGGCTTCATGGCCATGATGATTTTCCTGCTCGAATTCCTGTTGGGCTTCGCCTACATCTGGCGAAAGGGCGGCCTCGACTGGGAGTAA
- a CDS encoding NuoB/complex I 20 kDa subunit family protein yields MSIEGVLKEGFVTTTADKLINWTRTGSLWPVTFGLACCAVEMMHAGAARYDLDRFGVVFRPSPRQSDVMIVAGTLCNKMAPALRRVYDQMAEPRWVISMGSCANGGGYYHYSYSVVRGCDRIVPVDVYVPGCPPTAEALVYGVIQLQAKIRRTSTIARQ; encoded by the coding sequence ATGAGTATCGAAGGGGTCTTGAAGGAAGGGTTTGTCACCACGACGGCTGACAAGCTGATCAACTGGACGCGCACCGGGTCACTGTGGCCCGTCACGTTCGGTCTCGCGTGCTGCGCGGTCGAGATGATGCATGCGGGCGCGGCCCGCTACGATCTCGACCGGTTCGGCGTGGTGTTCCGTCCGAGTCCGCGCCAGTCCGACGTGATGATCGTCGCCGGCACGCTCTGCAACAAGATGGCGCCCGCCCTGCGGCGCGTCTACGACCAGATGGCCGAGCCGCGCTGGGTGATCTCGATGGGATCGTGCGCGAACGGCGGCGGCTATTACCACTATTCCTACTCCGTCGTGCGCGGCTGCGACCGCATCGTGCCCGTCGACGTCTACGTGCCAGGGTGTCCGCCGACTGCCGAGGCGCTTGTCTACGGCGTGATCCAGCTGCAAGCGAAGATCCGCCGGACCAGCACCATCGCCCGTCAATAA
- the nuoE gene encoding NADH-quinone oxidoreductase subunit NuoE, translated as MISAEGLKEIDRVVAKYPADQKQSAVMSALAVAQEEHGWLSPELMQFVADYLGMPAVAVQEVATFYTMYELKPVGKHKITLCTNLPCQLGPHGGAEATADYLKQKLGIDFGETTPDGRFSLKEGECFGACGDAPVLLLNNHKMCSFMSREKIDQLLEELSK; from the coding sequence ATGATCTCAGCTGAAGGCCTGAAAGAAATCGATCGCGTGGTGGCCAAGTATCCCGCCGATCAGAAACAGTCCGCCGTGATGTCGGCGCTGGCCGTGGCTCAGGAAGAGCACGGCTGGCTGTCGCCCGAACTGATGCAGTTCGTGGCGGACTATCTCGGCATGCCGGCCGTCGCCGTGCAGGAAGTGGCGACCTTCTACACGATGTACGAGCTCAAGCCGGTCGGCAAGCACAAGATCACGCTCTGCACGAATCTCCCGTGCCAGCTCGGCCCGCATGGCGGTGCCGAGGCGACGGCCGATTATCTGAAGCAGAAGCTCGGTATCGACTTCGGTGAAACCACGCCCGACGGCAGGTTCTCGCTGAAGGAAGGCGAATGTTTCGGCGCCTGCGGCGACGCGCCGGTATTGCTGCTCAACAATCACAAGATGTGCAGCTTCATGAGCCGCGAGAAGATCGACCAGCTGCTTGAGGAGCTCTCGAAATGA
- the nuoF gene encoding NADH-quinone oxidoreductase subunit NuoF, translated as MTSLHDRHIKPLILANLNGENWRLEDYVARGGYQQLRRIVEEKIPPEQVIADVKASGLRGRGGAGFPTGLKWSFMPRQFPGQKYLVCNSDEGEPGTFKDRDILRWNPHAVIEGMTIGAYAMGITAGYNYIHGEIFEVYRRFEAALEEARAAGYLGANILGSEFSFQLNAHHGYGAYICGEETALLESLEGKKGQPRFKPPFPASFGVYGKPTTINNTETFAAVPFLLAVGPQNYLELGKPNNGGTKIFSVSGDVERPGNYEVPLGTPFSALLELAGGMRGGRKLKAVIPGGSSAPVIPGDTMMQIDMDYDSIAKAGSMLGSGAVIVMDETRCMVRALLRLSYFYHEESCGQCTPCREGTGWLYRVVKRIENGEGRKEDLDLLNSVAENIMGRTICALGDAAAMPVRGMLKHYWDEFAYHIEHKHCMVGTHSHAPAVAA; from the coding sequence ATGACGTCTTTGCACGATCGTCACATCAAACCGCTGATTCTCGCGAACCTGAACGGCGAGAACTGGCGTCTCGAAGACTACGTCGCGCGCGGCGGCTACCAGCAGCTGCGTCGCATCGTGGAAGAAAAGATCCCGCCCGAGCAGGTGATCGCCGACGTCAAGGCGTCGGGCCTGCGCGGCCGCGGCGGTGCGGGTTTCCCGACCGGCCTGAAGTGGAGCTTCATGCCGCGCCAGTTCCCGGGCCAGAAGTATCTGGTCTGCAACTCGGACGAAGGCGAGCCGGGCACGTTCAAGGATCGCGACATCCTGCGCTGGAACCCGCATGCCGTGATCGAAGGCATGACGATCGGCGCCTACGCGATGGGCATCACGGCCGGCTACAACTACATCCACGGCGAGATCTTCGAAGTGTATCGACGCTTCGAGGCCGCGCTCGAGGAAGCACGCGCAGCCGGGTATCTCGGCGCGAACATCCTCGGCTCGGAGTTTTCGTTCCAGCTCAACGCGCACCATGGCTACGGCGCGTATATCTGCGGCGAGGAAACGGCGCTGCTCGAATCGCTCGAAGGCAAGAAGGGCCAGCCGCGCTTCAAGCCGCCGTTCCCGGCGAGCTTCGGCGTGTACGGCAAGCCGACCACCATCAACAACACCGAGACCTTCGCGGCCGTGCCGTTCCTGCTCGCGGTCGGCCCGCAGAATTACCTCGAGCTCGGCAAGCCGAACAACGGCGGCACCAAGATCTTCTCGGTGTCGGGCGACGTCGAGCGTCCCGGCAACTATGAAGTGCCGCTCGGCACGCCGTTCTCGGCGCTGCTCGAACTGGCGGGCGGCATGCGCGGCGGCCGCAAGCTGAAGGCGGTGATCCCGGGAGGGTCGTCGGCGCCGGTGATCCCGGGCGACACGATGATGCAGATCGACATGGACTACGACTCGATCGCGAAGGCCGGCTCGATGCTCGGTTCGGGCGCGGTGATCGTGATGGACGAGACGCGCTGCATGGTGCGGGCGCTGCTGCGCCTGTCGTACTTCTACCACGAGGAGTCGTGCGGCCAGTGTACGCCGTGCCGCGAAGGCACCGGCTGGCTGTACCGCGTGGTGAAGCGGATCGAGAACGGCGAAGGCCGCAAGGAAGATCTGGACCTGCTGAACTCGGTGGCCGAGAACATCATGGGCCGTACCATCTGCGCGCTCGGCGACGCGGCGGCGATGCCGGTGCGCGGCATGCTCAAGCACTACTGGGACGAATTCGCGTACCACATCGAGCACAAGCACTGCATGGTCGGGACTCATTCGCACGCGCCGGCCGTCGCGGCCTGA
- the secG gene encoding preprotein translocase subunit SecG has protein sequence MSVLKVLIIVVQILSALGVIGLVLLQHGKGADMGAAFGSGASGSLFGATGSANFLSRTTAVLATIFFIATLALTYLGSYKSSPSIGLLGTPGAPASAPAAAGSQPAAASAPAASSAASAPGQDVPK, from the coding sequence ATGTCTGTTCTGAAAGTCTTGATTATCGTGGTGCAGATCCTGTCCGCGCTCGGCGTGATCGGCCTCGTGCTGCTCCAGCACGGCAAGGGTGCCGACATGGGTGCCGCGTTCGGCAGCGGCGCGTCGGGCAGCCTGTTCGGCGCGACCGGTTCGGCGAATTTTCTGTCGCGTACCACCGCGGTCCTCGCAACGATATTCTTCATCGCCACGCTCGCGCTGACCTACCTCGGCTCGTACAAATCGTCGCCGTCGATCGGCCTGCTCGGCACGCCGGGCGCGCCCGCATCCGCGCCAGCGGCGGCAGGCTCGCAGCCCGCGGCGGCTTCGGCACCGGCCGCGAGCTCGGCCGCCTCGGCCCCGGGTCAGGACGTCCCGAAATAA
- a CDS encoding NADH-quinone oxidoreductase subunit C has protein sequence MASKIETLKANLEAALGERVVSLTEAVGELTLVVRARDYVDVATLLRDDRKLGFEQLIDLCGVDYQTYGDGAYDGPRFAAVLQLLSITNNWRLRLRVFAPDDDLPIVASMVDVWSSANWYEREAFDLYGIVFEGHPDLRRILTDYGFIGHPFRKDFPLSGYVEMRYDPEEKRVVYQPVTIEPREITPRVIREDRYGGLKH, from the coding sequence ATGGCAAGCAAAATCGAGACCCTCAAAGCCAACCTCGAGGCGGCGCTCGGCGAGCGCGTGGTCAGCCTGACCGAGGCGGTGGGCGAACTCACGCTGGTGGTGCGCGCGCGCGACTATGTCGACGTCGCCACGCTGCTGCGCGACGATCGCAAGCTCGGCTTCGAGCAGTTGATCGACCTCTGCGGCGTCGATTACCAGACCTACGGCGACGGCGCCTACGATGGCCCCCGCTTCGCGGCGGTGCTGCAGCTGCTGTCGATCACCAACAACTGGCGTTTGCGCCTGCGCGTGTTCGCGCCCGACGACGATCTGCCGATCGTCGCGTCGATGGTCGACGTCTGGAGCTCGGCGAACTGGTACGAGCGCGAGGCGTTCGACCTCTACGGCATCGTGTTCGAAGGCCATCCGGACCTGCGCCGCATCCTGACCGACTACGGCTTCATCGGCCATCCGTTCCGCAAGGATTTCCCGCTGTCCGGCTACGTCGAAATGCGTTATGACCCGGAAGAGAAGCGCGTCGTCTACCAGCCCGTGACGATCGAACCCCGCGAGATCACGCCGCGCGTGATCCGCGAGGATCGATACGGCGGTCTGAAACATTGA
- the nuoG gene encoding NADH-quinone oxidoreductase subunit NuoG: MVELEIDGKKVEVPEGSMVIQAAHKADKYIPHFCYHKKLSVAANCRMCLVDVEKMPKAVPACATPVSAGMIVRTHSEKAVKAQQAVMEFLLINHPLDCPICDQGGECQLQDLAVGYGKSSSRYREEKRVVFHKNVGPLISMEEMSRCIHCTRCVRFGEEVAGVMEFGMLGRGEHSEITTFVGKTVDSELSGNMIDLCPVGALTSKPFRFSARTWELSRRKSVSPHDSVGANLVVQVKNNRVMRVLPLENEAVNECWISDKDRFSYEGLNSEDRLTKPMLKQGGEWIETDWQTALEYVAKGLKGIAADHGANALAALASPHATLEELFLVKQLARELKVPNVDFRLRQTDFSAPVSGAPWLGMPIADLSNLDSAFVIGSILRRDHPLFAARLRQTAKAGAQIHLLNASGDDALIPSAKRIVAAPSGWLEALAGIAAAVAKASGGALPDAIAGVEASAEAERVAQSLASGERRAVLLGNGAVRHPQFAQLHALAQWIAEHTGATLGFLTEAANTVGAHLAGVLPGEGGLNASEMFAQPRKGYLLVNVEPEFDTADPIAARAALDQAEMVVVMSPFKYGTDYADVLLPIAPFTETAGTFVNAEGRAQSFNGVVRPLGDTRPGWKVLRVLGSLLGLPNFEYETSDEVRLAALGDGDIAARLSNATSVVPARAAAQPAAGALERLSDVPIYHADPLARRAGALHLTVAAKAAHAVGLPAALFDKLGLANGDAVRVSQGGRSVQLPAVRDANLAETVVRVSAATPAGAVLGGQSGELVVEKA, from the coding sequence ATGGTTGAACTTGAGATAGACGGGAAGAAGGTCGAGGTGCCCGAAGGCAGCATGGTGATCCAGGCTGCGCACAAGGCAGACAAGTATATTCCGCACTTCTGCTACCACAAAAAGCTGTCGGTTGCGGCTAACTGCCGCATGTGTCTCGTTGACGTCGAGAAGATGCCGAAGGCCGTGCCGGCCTGCGCGACGCCGGTGTCCGCCGGGATGATCGTACGCACGCACTCGGAAAAGGCAGTGAAGGCGCAGCAGGCGGTGATGGAATTCCTGCTGATCAACCATCCGCTCGACTGCCCGATCTGCGATCAGGGCGGCGAGTGCCAGCTGCAGGATCTGGCGGTCGGTTACGGCAAGTCGTCGTCGCGCTATCGCGAGGAAAAGCGCGTCGTGTTCCACAAGAACGTCGGCCCGCTGATCTCGATGGAAGAGATGTCGCGCTGTATCCACTGTACGCGCTGCGTGCGCTTCGGCGAGGAAGTGGCCGGCGTGATGGAGTTCGGCATGCTGGGCCGCGGCGAGCATTCGGAGATCACCACGTTCGTCGGCAAGACCGTCGATTCCGAGTTGTCGGGCAACATGATCGATCTGTGCCCGGTGGGCGCGCTGACGAGCAAGCCGTTCCGCTTCAGCGCCCGCACCTGGGAATTGTCGCGCCGCAAGTCGGTGAGCCCGCACGATTCGGTCGGCGCGAACCTGGTGGTGCAGGTCAAGAACAACCGCGTGATGCGCGTGCTGCCGCTCGAGAACGAAGCCGTCAACGAATGCTGGATCTCGGACAAGGACCGCTTCTCGTATGAAGGACTGAACAGCGAGGATCGTCTCACCAAGCCGATGCTGAAGCAGGGCGGCGAGTGGATCGAGACCGACTGGCAGACCGCGCTCGAATATGTCGCGAAGGGCCTGAAGGGCATCGCGGCCGATCATGGCGCGAACGCGCTGGCCGCGCTCGCGAGCCCGCACGCCACGCTCGAGGAACTGTTCCTCGTCAAGCAGCTCGCCCGCGAGCTGAAGGTGCCGAACGTCGACTTCCGCCTGCGCCAGACCGATTTCTCGGCGCCGGTATCGGGCGCGCCGTGGCTCGGCATGCCGATCGCCGACCTGTCGAACCTCGATTCGGCGTTCGTGATCGGCTCGATCCTGCGCCGCGACCATCCGCTGTTCGCCGCGCGCCTGCGCCAGACCGCCAAGGCCGGCGCGCAGATCCACCTCCTCAACGCGAGTGGCGACGACGCGCTGATCCCGTCGGCCAAGCGCATTGTCGCGGCGCCGTCGGGCTGGCTCGAGGCGCTGGCCGGCATCGCCGCGGCGGTCGCCAAGGCGAGCGGCGGCGCGCTGCCGGACGCGATCGCGGGCGTCGAGGCCTCGGCCGAGGCCGAGCGTGTCGCGCAGTCGCTCGCGAGCGGCGAACGTCGCGCGGTGCTGCTCGGCAACGGCGCGGTGCGCCATCCGCAGTTCGCGCAACTGCATGCGCTCGCGCAGTGGATCGCCGAGCACACGGGCGCGACGCTCGGCTTCCTGACGGAAGCGGCCAACACGGTTGGCGCGCATCTCGCCGGCGTGCTGCCGGGCGAGGGCGGCCTGAACGCGAGCGAGATGTTCGCGCAGCCGCGCAAGGGCTACCTGCTCGTCAACGTCGAGCCCGAATTCGACACGGCTGATCCGATCGCCGCGCGCGCGGCGCTCGACCAGGCCGAGATGGTGGTCGTGATGTCGCCGTTCAAGTACGGCACCGACTACGCCGACGTGCTGCTGCCGATCGCGCCGTTCACCGAGACGGCCGGCACCTTCGTCAACGCCGAAGGCCGCGCGCAGTCGTTTAACGGCGTGGTGCGCCCGCTCGGCGACACGCGCCCGGGCTGGAAGGTGCTGCGCGTGCTCGGCAGCCTGCTCGGCCTGCCGAACTTCGAATACGAGACGTCCGATGAAGTGCGGCTCGCCGCGCTCGGCGACGGCGACATCGCCGCGCGCCTGTCGAACGCGACCTCGGTCGTGCCGGCACGCGCCGCCGCGCAGCCGGCCGCCGGCGCGCTCGAGCGCCTGTCCGACGTGCCGATCTACCATGCCGATCCGCTCGCGCGCCGTGCCGGCGCGCTGCACCTGACGGTGGCGGCGAAGGCCGCGCATGCGGTGGGCCTGCCCGCCGCGCTGTTCGACAAGCTCGGCCTCGCCAACGGCGACGCGGTTCGCGTGAGCCAGGGCGGCCGCTCGGTGCAGCTGCCGGCGGTGCGCGATGCGAATCTGGCCGAGACGGTGGTTCGCGTGTCGGCCGCCACGCCCGCCGGTGCGGTACTCGGCGGCCAGTCCGGTGAACTCGTGGTGGAGAAGGCGTAA
- the tpiA gene encoding triose-phosphate isomerase, with protein sequence MSTQRVKRVIGNWKMHGRLDGNRELLGELLEGAHAVPAAVGIGVCVPFPYLAQVGELLAGSRVASGAQDVSAHEQGAYTGEVAGAMIAEFGAQYVLVGHSERRTYHGESSDLVAVKAQRALAAGLTPVVCVGETLAERESDATEAVVGAQLDAVLALLSDDEAARIVVAYEPVWAIGTGKSANSEQAQQVHAFLRSRLAAKGVAQVSVLYGGSVKPDNAGELFGQPDIDGGLIGGASLKSGDFLAICRAAQ encoded by the coding sequence ATGTCGACACAACGAGTGAAGCGGGTAATCGGTAACTGGAAGATGCACGGCCGTCTCGACGGTAATCGCGAACTGCTGGGCGAACTGCTCGAGGGCGCGCACGCCGTGCCGGCCGCCGTCGGGATCGGCGTGTGCGTGCCGTTTCCGTATCTGGCGCAGGTGGGCGAACTGCTCGCCGGCAGCCGCGTCGCGAGCGGCGCGCAGGACGTGTCGGCGCACGAGCAGGGCGCGTACACGGGCGAAGTCGCCGGTGCGATGATCGCCGAGTTCGGCGCGCAGTACGTGCTGGTCGGTCACTCCGAGCGCCGCACCTATCACGGCGAGTCGAGCGATCTGGTCGCGGTGAAGGCGCAGCGCGCGCTGGCCGCGGGGCTGACCCCGGTGGTCTGCGTCGGCGAAACGCTCGCCGAGCGCGAGTCGGACGCGACCGAGGCGGTCGTCGGCGCGCAGCTCGACGCGGTGCTCGCGCTGCTGTCGGATGACGAAGCGGCGCGCATCGTCGTCGCCTACGAGCCGGTGTGGGCGATCGGCACCGGCAAGAGCGCGAACTCGGAGCAGGCACAGCAGGTGCATGCGTTCCTGCGTTCGCGTCTCGCGGCGAAGGGTGTCGCGCAGGTCTCCGTGCTGTACGGCGGCAGCGTGAAGCCGGACAATGCGGGCGAGCTGTTCGGCCAGCCGGACATCGACGGCGGCCTGATCGGCGGCGCGTCGTTGAAGAGCGGCGATTTCCTGGCGATCTGCCGCGCGGCGCAATAA
- a CDS encoding NAD(P)H-quinone oxidoreductase, with protein sequence MKAIEITEFGAPDVLKLVERPRPDPKRGEVLIKVAAFGINRPDVFQRKGAYAPPPGASDLPGLEVAGEIVDGELGEGAANPFGLKIGDRVCALLAGGGYAEYATAPLAQCLPVPAGLSDVEAASLPETFFTVWSNVFDRAQLGRGEGRDEETLLVQGGSSGIGVTAIQIAHALGYRVLATAGTDEKCRACEALGAERAINYKTEDFVDVVKSLTNDRGVDVILDMVAGPYVPRELSALADGGRLVVIALLGGAKAEVSLNEILRRRLTITGSTLRPRPVEFKAKIAANLKETVWPLIENGSVRPVIYRVLPAVEAAAAHALMESSEHVGKIVLEWGASA encoded by the coding sequence ATGAAAGCGATCGAAATCACCGAATTCGGCGCCCCCGACGTCCTGAAGCTCGTCGAGCGGCCCCGGCCCGATCCGAAGCGCGGCGAAGTGCTCATCAAGGTGGCGGCCTTCGGCATCAACCGGCCCGACGTGTTCCAGCGCAAGGGCGCCTACGCGCCGCCGCCCGGGGCCTCGGACCTGCCCGGGCTCGAGGTGGCGGGCGAGATTGTCGACGGCGAGCTCGGCGAGGGCGCGGCGAATCCGTTCGGCCTGAAGATCGGCGATCGCGTCTGCGCGCTGCTCGCGGGCGGCGGTTACGCCGAATACGCGACTGCGCCGCTCGCGCAGTGCCTGCCGGTGCCAGCCGGACTCTCCGACGTCGAGGCGGCGTCGCTGCCGGAGACGTTCTTCACGGTCTGGAGCAACGTGTTCGATCGCGCGCAGCTCGGCCGCGGTGAAGGCCGCGACGAGGAAACGCTGCTCGTGCAGGGCGGCTCGAGCGGGATCGGCGTGACGGCGATCCAGATCGCGCACGCGCTCGGCTATCGCGTGCTCGCAACCGCCGGCACTGACGAGAAGTGCCGCGCCTGCGAGGCGCTCGGCGCGGAGCGCGCGATCAACTACAAGACCGAGGATTTCGTCGACGTCGTCAAGTCGCTGACCAACGACCGTGGCGTCGACGTGATCCTCGACATGGTGGCCGGCCCCTACGTGCCGCGCGAACTGAGCGCGCTCGCGGACGGCGGGCGGCTCGTCGTGATCGCGCTGCTCGGCGGCGCGAAGGCCGAGGTCAGCCTCAACGAGATCCTGCGCCGCCGGCTCACGATCACCGGTTCGACGCTGCGCCCGCGCCCGGTCGAGTTCAAGGCGAAGATCGCCGCGAACCTGAAGGAAACGGTCTGGCCGCTGATCGAGAACGGCTCGGTGCGCCCGGTGATCTACCGCGTGCTGCCGGCCGTCGAGGCCGCCGCCGCGCATGCGCTGATGGAAAGCAGCGAGCACGTCGGCAAGATCGTGCTCGAATGGGGCGCGAGCGCTTGA